A single window of Finegoldia magna ATCC 29328 DNA harbors:
- a CDS encoding Spy0128 family protein, with the protein MNRRITRIFSFLLAFMMLFQFSMPAITSLAYHEEEKGVIKNSTNVIQGNEKISKDSNKAPPKLVEPVKLDETKLKSSFSGEDEVVPEVSEEFDFKPVGAVEADGSKIESLSVDWVTEDAVKDNNDSQLNVKWHDDGLQKVQLRINYALSGGYDYPAGSIQISVPKKIFRDRDGNLTGITKLAVLEAPDKSGDFAYVEREDSYVFINTKKLSAATQGYMEMSFEDLRPHTIKDKVTGYKTDDFSANIKVQTKNNQELSLSSNKINAVVDTRAWVSEASKRAYYRPREMWSKDYPSELKPSNDKDYVYMTYDIHAKANGSQPFSLKVVDKSSMTAKGNPIVLGYKKSDGKIVKGNNTDTLTDPNNFSGFTTGYNFYATVYVAYPNKNMDYGVDYKLSNNVDFVMTSVDDKEQTKSSASDYKEYRKIQFLAPEGHFWVDKRGDHQYNYALNKLQKGEDVELEYWVRPRAFGYKWTIEQGKNRDDINNYKKVPYKVITTDENVRYDGYKTSLDKDDFEFTKLTFKKPVVYDYQKYQQDGRGYFENERNAIEYGEILQGYYGYIQDKDDSKIPDLNLKISYDGKTFEDYATVSYKTGKCIITKKDGKGLNSETIDFPKNVVDFRVEYETLNPAVIFEMKPFIKLKSSENIKNHINKQLESTDTPTNYVWNRARMDVKLYKQMSFINTEAHYDMISAFAHGSILDKKLVYDGSKENNIRDRFVDLKYSITMTNQTNIQSKNDLNEVIKSGLYPEQKEAIWYDLLPKGVVPNTRSLKINNGTILDVKLIENYKNTDRTLMIVKTKVEPKYNYSSKENFTGYEGYNAKQVLTYDAKYTWESLGDYGKKVDNVVAFESLSENVGNIKGYKGEPDNPLAENNHTSKSGVSNVADIMTNLNKDHNNPVFLYSHDYTDLIVNTIAKTSLRKDVDVNEEGVFGDGQVEELAKNVFENGLYTYRLRIKNTDTTKAKDIVFYDNLEKYVPDKSSDDYKDTQWKGTFVDLDLSSLKAKGIRPVVYYSTRDDLDLQNENDRKHNNLKDSSIWTTTMPKDKSTIKAIAIDASKKEDGSDYVLGLKESISAFVKMKAPEIKEANKNDYFDKQRKVGETEEGLSGGAHAYNSVVSIMTQIDAKKGVESKDKLINYGYTKVGLKPFSIKVKKNWDDDNNRDGKRVDEVTLRLYANGKKTDNIVKLNKDNKWSGEFAVTYLDENSKPIQYSISEDEVEGYNLRINKIDETKVGINYDVSNVHVPEKIDFKGTKKWFDDNDKVRPKEIKLNLYANDKLVKTQNIRGTGNNWEYEFKDLFKYENGKLIDYKVKEEVTDKAYYQVVKDNVIENHYYPYGDVELEKKVLNGTNATKGKEYEFTVYFKGKDGKADGSSYKYEIINNSILPNGKGELKNGYTFKLKENQKIVIKDVSIYSKVEFKEKEKAGFKLVNDLRAEPKANDKVSLVAQNDYKTTGKINIKAKKVLENKDLNAYDFIFDLYKDGKIIKSASNLKDGLVYFSSLYFDNKDVGKTYEYVIKERVNDSKGMTFDTHEEKVKVSIKDNGDGTLTITPDYGENTPQFKNIYKATGDLSIKAYKKVKGSVDKTYPTFNFVLKNKATGLKVAEGVNNDKGEINFSKIKFAEKDIGKTFEFIAEEIKGNDKNIIYDNSQIQYTVKVVDNGDGKLSFDVITKDLKTDDINNKENEPVFVNKYLPGKLKVEKRIQNGDPNKEFKFKIKFTGDEKDIPTGKFNLTRDKLKEPLQAVFEVSEGKAPDPITLSLEEGTHSFILPKADKWYYDWQNNGKTYKADTLFSYTVDSNGNIAFDNKDLVVKDNKIIFKAFTDKILVKIVDNNGSKDMLMYSAEGNVGKSHDLNNIYWAEDSTNIYDKTFKAGTLVNIANGDICNVDKFTSQGHLMFSGLLIKNNISFFNSSQAKEINLQGFDTSKATDMNSMFYNAHSTTINLGDNFDTSNVTNMRSMFASSQATTINLGDKFDTSKVTNMEDMFRGSQATTINFGDKFDTSNVTNMNGMFHNSQVTTINLGDKFDTSNVTDMHYMFYDSKAITINLGNKFDISKVTNMGYMFYKLKATKVYIGDNVSQSSIDKMINKGWLNRSRIIRGTYQALNKVNTMFAKNDLANDFGKILKSSRTALVSLIKPTTSYAAAPRIVHSGTMGTTTWEIFDNRELVLRPTSGSVGEFTVNDYSGNYAPWHNYEGTFDKIRVEGTVRPIGSLYKVWIGFFEKSQAKEINLQGFDTSNVTNMEHMFYNSQATTINLGDKFDTSNVTNMDGMFYNSQATTINFGDKFDTSNVTNMDNMFRYSQATTINLGDKFDTSNVTNMSHMFTDSEAEIINLGDMFNTKNVENMQNMFYRSQAMTINLGDKFDTSNVTIMSGMFYEAKATKIYIPSNFKFKDDTKLADMAYNSLKYLYSWSREDKTYIKISSWDFADKFNSNPSAMAGWWVRDKKPTSYTVKFNSNGANGLVEDMKVKYGDSFKIPDASNLYLFNKEFVEWNTSPDGTGTSYKAGGSYSNLANIGETVTLYAIFKDKDNSVEIKNGEGEFTLRANESVTFDNLPSGLEYEIYEETDEGWQLVEAKNDKGVIKPNEEIVSTFTNKYDPKSTNAYIKGRKLLDGQGASGYKFNLIKDNQVVDTQTSTEGGFISFKKLDFNTKGEFNYTIKEVKGGDNNIIYDGHEEKVKVVVSEDKKGNLKADITYDSDGVIFNNKTKPSKLVLKKLVEGTDNKTKNFKFSVNIDGNVQEITLKNNEVKEFTNLKADSRYEIKELNIPDGYKLKSIDKASGIVGVNEVVNVIATNEYNAKGSFNIKATKLLENKDLKQGQFKFVLLDENNKTVAESNNDSNGNIDFGLVDIEKAGNFTYKIKEINDSQKDIVYDTHEEIVKVNAVDENNGNLKVNVAYDADGAVFKNNYKPEIPKEENFGNLKISKNVLNLTDSIKNKEYSFKISLTKDNKPLAGEYNAQSSNGLTQVVKNGATLTIKNNEILTIEKLPENVDVKIEEILPKGFELNSNSVVQTKIIKDKTSELKLVNEYKPIGSFNFKGTKKLLGKDISKYKFTFTVVKDGELIQKAYNNEDGEILFKDITLGFEDIGKTYEYEIFESNDRQKDIKYDDKIYKVKVEIKDDGEGNITGVVNTDDIIFTNAHQQLVVTGLNSSMIVMVSLLGLIAIAYVIKKRKSVEE; encoded by the coding sequence TTGAACAGAAGAATTACGAGAATTTTTTCGTTTCTTTTAGCGTTTATGATGCTTTTTCAGTTCTCGATGCCGGCGATTACATCTCTTGCATATCACGAGGAAGAAAAAGGTGTAATAAAAAATAGCACAAATGTTATACAAGGAAATGAAAAAATTTCTAAAGATTCAAACAAGGCACCGCCTAAGTTAGTCGAACCTGTGAAATTAGATGAAACAAAACTTAAGTCTAGTTTTTCTGGTGAAGACGAAGTAGTTCCGGAAGTTTCTGAAGAATTTGATTTTAAGCCTGTAGGTGCAGTTGAGGCTGATGGTTCTAAAATCGAATCACTTTCAGTTGATTGGGTTACAGAAGATGCTGTAAAAGATAACAACGATTCTCAATTAAATGTTAAATGGCACGATGATGGTTTACAAAAAGTTCAATTGAGAATTAACTATGCGTTATCTGGGGGATATGATTATCCAGCAGGATCTATTCAAATTTCTGTTCCTAAGAAAATTTTTAGAGACAGAGACGGTAATCTAACAGGAATTACGAAGCTTGCTGTATTAGAAGCACCTGATAAATCAGGAGATTTTGCTTATGTTGAAAGGGAAGATTCTTATGTTTTTATAAACACTAAGAAATTATCAGCAGCAACTCAAGGCTATATGGAAATGAGCTTTGAAGACCTAAGACCTCATACTATTAAGGACAAGGTTACAGGCTATAAGACTGATGATTTTAGTGCGAATATCAAAGTTCAAACTAAAAACAATCAAGAATTGTCTTTATCATCTAACAAAATAAATGCAGTAGTTGATACAAGAGCGTGGGTTAGTGAAGCTAGTAAAAGAGCTTATTATAGACCTCGTGAAATGTGGTCTAAAGATTATCCTAGTGAATTAAAACCTTCAAATGATAAAGATTATGTTTATATGACATATGACATTCATGCGAAAGCTAATGGTTCTCAACCATTTAGTTTAAAGGTTGTGGATAAGTCTTCAATGACAGCTAAAGGTAATCCGATAGTTTTAGGATATAAGAAAAGTGATGGAAAGATTGTTAAAGGCAATAATACCGATACTTTGACAGATCCTAATAATTTTAGTGGATTTACTACCGGTTATAACTTTTATGCGACAGTTTATGTAGCATATCCTAATAAGAATATGGACTATGGTGTTGATTATAAGTTATCTAATAATGTTGATTTTGTGATGACATCAGTTGATGATAAGGAACAAACAAAATCTTCGGCAAGCGATTACAAAGAATATCGTAAGATACAATTCTTAGCACCTGAAGGTCATTTCTGGGTAGATAAAAGAGGAGATCATCAATACAACTATGCTTTAAATAAGCTTCAAAAAGGCGAAGATGTAGAATTAGAGTATTGGGTTAGACCTCGTGCTTTTGGTTATAAGTGGACTATCGAACAAGGAAAAAATCGTGATGATATTAATAATTACAAGAAAGTTCCTTATAAAGTTATAACAACAGATGAAAACGTCAGATATGACGGATATAAAACATCTTTAGATAAAGATGATTTCGAATTCACTAAATTAACTTTCAAAAAGCCTGTTGTTTATGATTATCAAAAATATCAACAAGACGGTCGTGGATATTTTGAAAACGAAAGAAACGCTATTGAATATGGCGAGATATTACAAGGATATTATGGATATATTCAAGACAAGGATGATTCTAAAATCCCTGATTTGAATTTAAAAATATCTTATGATGGAAAAACTTTTGAAGATTATGCGACAGTTTCTTATAAAACCGGTAAATGTATAATAACTAAAAAAGATGGTAAGGGTTTAAATAGTGAAACAATAGATTTTCCTAAAAATGTAGTAGATTTTAGAGTAGAATATGAAACTTTAAATCCAGCAGTAATATTCGAAATGAAACCTTTTATAAAATTAAAATCTTCAGAAAACATTAAAAACCATATAAATAAGCAACTTGAATCTACTGATACCCCTACAAATTATGTATGGAATAGGGCTAGAATGGATGTTAAATTATATAAGCAAATGAGTTTTATTAACACTGAAGCTCATTATGATATGATTTCAGCGTTTGCTCATGGATCTATTTTAGATAAAAAGCTTGTTTATGACGGTAGTAAAGAAAATAACATTAGGGATAGATTTGTTGATTTGAAGTATTCTATCACTATGACTAACCAAACAAATATTCAATCTAAAAATGATTTGAATGAGGTTATAAAGTCTGGTTTATATCCTGAACAGAAAGAGGCTATTTGGTACGACTTGTTACCTAAAGGTGTTGTTCCGAATACAAGAAGTTTAAAAATTAATAATGGAACTATTCTTGATGTTAAATTAATCGAAAACTATAAGAATACTGATAGAACTTTAATGATAGTTAAAACTAAAGTTGAACCTAAGTACAATTATAGTTCTAAAGAAAACTTTACAGGTTATGAAGGTTATAACGCTAAACAAGTTTTAACTTATGATGCAAAATACACTTGGGAGTCTTTAGGTGATTATGGTAAAAAGGTAGATAATGTAGTTGCTTTTGAATCTTTAAGCGAAAATGTTGGTAACATTAAAGGTTATAAAGGTGAACCTGATAATCCATTAGCTGAAAATAACCATACAAGTAAATCAGGTGTATCTAATGTAGCCGATATTATGACTAATTTAAATAAAGATCATAATAATCCTGTTTTCTTGTATTCACATGATTATACTGATTTAATTGTTAATACAATTGCCAAAACATCACTCAGAAAAGATGTTGACGTTAACGAAGAAGGTGTTTTTGGTGATGGTCAAGTTGAAGAATTAGCTAAGAATGTTTTTGAAAACGGTCTTTATACTTATAGACTAAGAATCAAAAACACAGATACTACGAAAGCTAAAGATATAGTTTTCTATGATAATTTAGAAAAGTATGTTCCCGATAAATCTAGTGATGATTATAAAGATACTCAATGGAAAGGAACTTTTGTAGATTTAGATTTATCTTCGTTGAAAGCGAAAGGAATAAGGCCTGTAGTTTATTACTCAACACGAGACGATTTAGATTTACAAAACGAAAATGATAGGAAGCATAATAATTTAAAAGATAGTAGTATTTGGACTACTACAATGCCTAAAGATAAGTCTACTATTAAAGCTATTGCAATAGACGCTAGCAAAAAAGAAGACGGTAGTGATTATGTATTAGGTTTAAAAGAATCTATTTCAGCTTTTGTTAAGATGAAAGCACCGGAGATTAAAGAAGCTAACAAGAATGATTATTTTGATAAACAAAGAAAAGTTGGGGAAACTGAAGAAGGTTTATCAGGTGGTGCTCATGCGTACAATAGCGTAGTTTCAATAATGACACAAATCGATGCAAAAAAAGGTGTTGAAAGTAAGGATAAGTTAATTAACTACGGCTATACTAAAGTTGGTCTAAAACCATTCTCTATTAAAGTTAAAAAGAATTGGGATGATGATAATAATAGAGACGGTAAAAGAGTAGATGAAGTCACTTTAAGATTATATGCTAATGGTAAGAAAACAGACAATATAGTTAAGTTAAATAAAGACAATAAATGGTCTGGTGAATTTGCTGTAACTTATTTAGATGAAAATTCTAAACCTATTCAATATTCAATCAGTGAAGATGAGGTTGAAGGATATAATCTTAGAATCAATAAGATTGATGAAACAAAAGTTGGCATAAATTATGACGTAAGTAATGTTCACGTTCCTGAAAAGATTGATTTCAAAGGTACTAAAAAATGGTTTGACGATAATGATAAAGTAAGACCTAAAGAAATTAAGCTTAATTTGTATGCTAATGACAAGCTTGTTAAAACTCAAAACATTAGAGGTACTGGAAATAATTGGGAATACGAATTTAAAGATTTATTTAAGTATGAAAATGGTAAGCTAATTGATTACAAAGTTAAAGAAGAAGTAACTGACAAAGCTTATTATCAGGTAGTTAAAGATAATGTAATAGAAAATCATTATTATCCTTATGGTGATGTTGAGTTAGAAAAGAAAGTTCTTAATGGAACTAATGCAACAAAGGGTAAGGAATATGAGTTTACAGTTTACTTTAAAGGCAAAGATGGTAAAGCTGATGGTAGTTCCTACAAGTATGAAATCATCAATAACTCTATTCTTCCAAATGGTAAGGGTGAACTTAAAAATGGTTATACTTTTAAATTAAAAGAAAACCAAAAGATAGTTATTAAAGATGTTTCAATTTATTCTAAAGTTGAATTTAAAGAAAAGGAAAAAGCTGGCTTTAAATTAGTTAATGATTTAAGAGCTGAACCTAAAGCTAATGATAAAGTTAGTCTAGTGGCTCAAAATGACTATAAGACTACTGGAAAGATTAATATTAAGGCTAAAAAGGTTTTAGAAAATAAAGACTTAAACGCTTATGATTTTATATTCGATTTGTATAAAGACGGTAAAATTATAAAATCAGCATCTAATCTAAAAGATGGATTAGTTTACTTTTCATCACTATACTTTGATAACAAAGATGTAGGAAAAACTTACGAGTATGTAATTAAAGAAAGAGTGAATGATTCAAAAGGAATGACTTTTGATACTCACGAAGAAAAAGTAAAAGTAAGCATTAAAGATAACGGTGACGGTACTTTGACAATTACGCCAGATTATGGTGAAAATACTCCACAGTTTAAGAACATCTACAAAGCAACTGGAGATTTAAGCATAAAAGCTTATAAAAAAGTTAAGGGAAGCGTTGATAAAACTTATCCGACATTTAACTTTGTCTTAAAGAACAAAGCTACAGGTTTGAAAGTTGCTGAAGGTGTTAATAACGACAAAGGTGAAATTAATTTCTCAAAGATTAAGTTTGCTGAAAAAGATATCGGTAAAACATTTGAGTTTATTGCTGAAGAAATCAAAGGAAATGACAAAAACATAATCTATGACAATTCACAAATTCAATATACTGTAAAAGTTGTAGATAATGGTGATGGTAAATTATCGTTTGATGTAATAACTAAGGACTTAAAAACTGACGATATCAACAACAAGGAAAACGAACCTGTATTTGTTAACAAGTATTTGCCTGGAAAACTTAAAGTCGAAAAGAGAATCCAGAACGGAGATCCTAATAAAGAATTTAAGTTTAAAATTAAGTTTACTGGCGATGAAAAAGATATTCCAACAGGTAAATTTAACTTGACAAGAGATAAGTTAAAAGAACCACTACAAGCTGTATTTGAAGTGAGTGAAGGAAAAGCTCCAGACCCTATCACACTAAGTCTCGAAGAAGGTACTCACAGTTTCATACTTCCTAAAGCTGATAAATGGTATTATGATTGGCAAAACAATGGTAAAACTTATAAAGCCGATACTTTGTTTAGTTATACAGTAGATAGTAATGGTAATATTGCTTTTGATAATAAAGATTTAGTTGTTAAAGATAACAAGATAATCTTTAAAGCATTTACTGACAAAATCTTGGTTAAAATCGTAGACAATAATGGCTCAAAGGACATGCTGATGTATTCAGCAGAAGGTAATGTTGGTAAATCACATGATTTGAACAACATTTACTGGGCTGAAGATAGTACAAATATTTATGATAAAACATTTAAAGCTGGAACTTTAGTTAATATAGCTAACGGCGATATCTGTAATGTTGATAAGTTTACGTCTCAAGGTCATCTGATGTTTTCTGGATTGTTGATAAAAAATAATATAAGTTTCTTTAACAGTTCTCAAGCTAAAGAAATTAATTTACAAGGTTTCGACACATCTAAAGCAACTGACATGAATAGTATGTTCTATAATGCACATTCTACTACAATCAATTTAGGAGATAATTTTGATACATCAAATGTAACTAATATGCGTAGTATGTTCGCTAGTTCTCAAGCAACCACAATCAATCTTGGAGACAAGTTTGATACATCTAAAGTAACTAATATGGAGGATATGTTCCGAGGTTCACAAGCTACTACAATCAATTTCGGAGATAAGTTTGATACAAGCAATGTAACGAATATGAATGGTATGTTCCATAATTCACAAGTTACTACAATCAACCTCGGAGATAAGTTTGATACGAGCAATGTAACTGACATGCATTATATGTTTTATGATTCAAAAGCTATAACAATCAACCTCGGAAATAAGTTCGATATATCTAAAGTGACTAATATGGGCTATATGTTCTATAAGCTAAAAGCTACTAAAGTCTATATTGGTGATAATGTTTCTCAAAGTTCAATTGACAAGATGATAAACAAAGGTTGGTTAAACCGTTCAAGAATCATCAGAGGCACATATCAAGCTTTAAATAAAGTTAACACAATGTTTGCTAAAAATGATTTAGCAAATGATTTTGGAAAGATTTTGAAATCTTCGAGAACGGCTTTGGTAAGTTTGATTAAGCCTACGACAAGTTATGCAGCGGCACCTAGAATAGTTCATTCGGGTACTATGGGTACAACTACTTGGGAAATATTTGACAACAGAGAGCTTGTTTTAAGACCAACATCGGGTAGTGTTGGTGAGTTTACTGTTAATGATTATTCTGGAAATTATGCACCTTGGCATAATTATGAAGGAACTTTTGATAAGATTCGAGTGGAAGGTACTGTAAGACCTATTGGTAGCTTGTATAAGGTTTGGATTGGTTTCTTTGAAAAATCTCAAGCCAAAGAGATTAATTTACAAGGTTTCGATACAAGCAATGTAACAAACATGGAACATATGTTCTATAATTCTCAAGCAACCACAATCAACCTCGGCGATAAGTTTGATACAAGCAATGTAACAAACATGGACGGTATGTTCTATAATTCTCAAGCAACCACAATCAATTTCGGCGACAAGTTCGATACAAGCAATGTAACGAACATGGATAATATGTTCAGATATTCTCAAGCAACCACAATCAACCTCGGCGATAAGTTTGATACAAGCAATGTAACAAACATGAGTCATATGTTTACTGATTCAGAAGCAGAAATAATCAATCTCGGAGATATGTTTAATACGAAGAATGTAGAAAATATGCAAAATATGTTTTATCGCTCTCAAGCAATGACAATCAATCTCGGAGATAAGTTCGATACATCAAACGTAACTATTATGAGTGGGATGTTCTATGAAGCTAAAGCAACTAAAATTTATATACCTTCAAACTTTAAGTTTAAAGATGATACTAAATTGGCTGATATGGCTTACAATTCATTAAAATATTTATATTCGTGGAGTAGAGAAGACAAGACGTATATAAAGATATCATCTTGGGATTTTGCAGATAAATTTAATTCTAACCCTTCTGCGATGGCAGGATGGTGGGTTCGAGATAAAAAACCTACAAGTTATACAGTTAAATTCAATAGTAATGGTGCTAACGGCTTAGTTGAAGATATGAAAGTTAAATACGGAGATAGCTTTAAAATACCTGATGCAAGTAATTTATACTTGTTTAACAAAGAATTTGTAGAGTGGAACACAAGTCCTGATGGAACTGGTACAAGTTATAAAGCTGGCGGGTCTTATAGTAATTTAGCTAATATTGGTGAGACTGTTACACTTTATGCGATATTTAAGGATAAAGATAATTCAGTTGAAATCAAAAATGGTGAAGGTGAATTTACTTTAAGGGCTAATGAATCAGTAACTTTTGATAATCTACCTTCAGGATTAGAGTATGAAATCTATGAAGAAACTGATGAAGGATGGCAACTTGTTGAAGCTAAGAATGATAAAGGTGTTATTAAGCCTAACGAAGAAATTGTTTCAACGTTTACTAATAAGTATGATCCTAAATCAACTAATGCTTATATCAAAGGTAGAAAACTATTAGACGGACAAGGTGCTTCAGGATATAAGTTTAATCTTATTAAAGATAATCAAGTAGTTGATACTCAAACATCAACTGAAGGTGGTTTTATAAGCTTTAAGAAACTTGATTTCAACACTAAAGGCGAATTTAACTACACTATAAAAGAAGTCAAAGGTGGTGACAATAATATCATTTATGACGGACATGAAGAAAAAGTTAAAGTAGTTGTTAGTGAAGATAAAAAAGGCAACTTAAAAGCAGATATAACTTATGATAGTGATGGAGTAATTTTCAACAATAAGACTAAACCTTCTAAGCTAGTTTTAAAGAAACTTGTCGAAGGAACTGATAACAAGACTAAAAACTTTAAATTCAGCGTAAATATTGATGGAAATGTTCAAGAAATTACTTTGAAGAACAATGAAGTTAAAGAATTTACTAATTTGAAAGCTGATAGTCGTTATGAAATCAAGGAATTAAATATCCCTGATGGATACAAGTTGAAATCTATTGATAAAGCTAGTGGTATTGTTGGTGTAAACGAAGTAGTAAATGTAATTGCAACTAATGAGTACAACGCTAAAGGTAGTTTTAATATCAAGGCTACGAAGTTACTTGAAAATAAAGACTTAAAGCAAGGTCAATTTAAGTTTGTCCTATTAGACGAAAACAACAAGACAGTTGCTGAATCTAACAATGATTCTAACGGCAATATTGATTTTGGTTTAGTAGATATTGAAAAGGCTGGTAATTTCACATATAAGATTAAAGAAATTAACGATAGCCAAAAAGATATAGTTTATGATACTCACGAAGAAATCGTGAAAGTAAATGCAGTAGACGAAAACAATGGTAATTTGAAAGTTAATGTAGCTTATGATGCTGACGGTGCAGTATTTAAGAATAATTACAAGCCTGAAATCCCTAAAGAAGAAAATTTTGGAAACTTAAAGATTAGTAAGAATGTTCTTAACCTAACTGACAGTATTAAAAACAAAGAATATAGTTTTAAGATTTCATTAACTAAAGATAATAAACCATTAGCTGGTGAATATAATGCACAATCTAGTAATGGTTTAACACAAGTTGTTAAAAATGGTGCAACTTTGACCATTAAAAACAATGAAATTTTAACTATTGAAAAATTACCTGAAAATGTTGATGTAAAAATTGAAGAAATATTACCTAAAGGTTTTGAATTAAACAGTAATTCAGTAGTTCAAACTAAGATCATCAAAGATAAGACATCTGAATTAAAATTAGTTAATGAATACAAGCCAATTGGTAGTTTTAACTTCAAAGGTACTAAGAAGTTATTAGGCAAAGACATTTCTAAGTATAAATTCACATTTACAGTAGTTAAAGACGGTGAATTAATACAGAAAGCCTATAATAACGAAGATGGTGAAATCTTGTTTAAAGATATTACTCTAGGTTTTGAAGATATTGGAAAGACTTATGAGTATGAAATCTTTGAATCTAATGATAGGCAAAAAGATATTAAATATGATGACAAGATTTACAAAGTAAAAGTAGAAATCAAAGATGATGGAGAAGGTAATATCACAGGTGTTGTAAATACTGATGACATAATATTTACTAATGCTCATCAACAACTTGTAGTAACCGGTCTTAACTCATCAATGATAGTAATGGTAAGTTTACTAGGCTTAATAGCAATAGCCTATGTAATAAAGAAAAGAAAATCGGTGGAGGAATAA